DNA from Roseimicrobium sp. ORNL1:
AGGATGGCCTGCTCATTCACAATGAAACCGGCTGGTCTGTGGTGTTTGAATTCGAGAACACGGGCTATGTGAAGGACGATGACAAGAATGAGCTGGATGGGGACGCATTGCTCAAGGTGATCAAGGACAGCGAACCGGACTCAAACGAAGCGCGCAAGAAGGCAGGCCTTCCGGCCTACCATACGGTTGGATTCGCCATGCCTCCCAAGTACAACGAAAGCACCAACAACCTCGAGTGGGCTCTCCGCTTCACGACCGAAGGCGAATCGGGTGAATTTGTGAACTACCACACCAAGCTTCTGGGACGCAAAGGCGTGATGACCGCCACGCTCCTGGTAGATCCTGAGCAAATGGAAGCCGTGCTCCCCGGCTATCAAAAAACCCTCACCGGCTACCGCTTTGTGAAGGGCGATACCTACGCGGAATACCGCCAGGGCGACAAACTGGCCACCTATGGACTCACTGGCCTGGTGGTCGGCGGTGGTGCGCTGGCAGCGTCGAAGCTGGGCCTCTTTGGCAAGCTTTTCGCCGTCCTCGCGAAGGGCGGCAAGGCAGTCTTCGCAGGCATTGCCGTGCTGGTGGCCGGCATCGGCAAATTCTTCGGCAAGATCTTTGGCCGTCGCGATCAATCGCCCTTCAATCAGTAGTACGACGGCGTGACATTCACGATTCGCCACCCGAACTCATCACCAAGGCAGCCCCACTCCGGGCTGCCTTTGTGCGTCGACGTATGTCATCAAGCAGCAGGAGGTGAACTGCGGCCATGACGGATGGACAACTCGTCATCGTCGTCCTGCTCGCCTTCCTGGTGTATGAAAGCCTGTGGTGGGTGCCTTCGCGCGCGTGGCTTTTCCAGCGCAGCATCACGGGCGCCTGGCATGGCAGGCGCCCGTGGTCGCTCTTCGGCAGGAAGGGTGGCGGCATGTCTGAAGTCCGCGGAATGGGTGCCCACGTAGTGGCTGCGGCGTGGCCGTGTGTTCCGCACGAACATGGCCTGTGCTTTTGGGAAGATGAGAGAGGCCCGGCAAACCACCTTCCCTGGGACAAGGTGAAGGTTCACGCGGAAGGCGCCACGCTGCACCTCGCACCAGGCCACCACGTGCGGTGCATCCATGCCACCAGCGCCTCTGCATGGGCCAAACTGGTGACCGCATGGACAACACAGTCCCAGACAGAAAGGGAAGCGTCCTTTCGTGAAAAGGCCGTGGCGATGCTCGATGTGACTGCACTCACCGAAGCAGCAGAAACGCTGCATCAGCTTTCAAAGCGACTGCGCCTCCAAGGCGGCATCATCCTCGTGTGGACGTTTCTCGTTGTGCCGTATACCTACTGGCGGTACGGCGATCACTTGCCCACGTTGGTGGCGGTAGGCCTGCTGTTTCTTTTCATGGTCACGCAGGCAGTTATGCTGTTTTGCAAAATGCGGCGTCATGAAGCGCTGAAGAAGGATGCCTTCACCCACATCATGGGCTCCGCCATGCTTCCCGGCACCTCCATCCGCGCGGGGTCCTGGGTATGCGCTCAATTGTCACCGGAGGCACACCCTCTTGCGGCGTTGCTGGCATGGCATGGGAAAGACGACGCTGAGTTCCTTGCGTACGCGAAGCGTTGCCTGCGGGAAGCTCGCTGGCCCATGGGCAACTTTCCCTCACGCCCTTGGAACGGCCCGGAAGTGGAGGCGCTGCGCACCTTCCTTGCGGTAATCGAGGAAACCGATCCTGCACTTCTGGATTCACCTCCCCCGGCGCAGGAGGGATGCACCCAGTGGTGCCCCCGCTGCCTCACGCAATACAGCGATGCCGCCAAGGAATGTGGTGATTGCCCCGGCATCGTGCTGCAGCCTCTGTCACCTGGCGCCTAGCGCAAGGAGCGGAGATTATTTCGAAGACTTCGGACCAGCGGCTATCTGCGTCTGAAGCGTGGTGTCATGCAACTAGAGCCCCAAGGCGAGGTTTCATGAGGAAGTTCCATCACCACCCCAAAGCTCATGAAATTCTCCTCCCTGTGCACCTCGGCTGCTTCACGTCGTCACCTCCTGCGCGGACTGGCTCTCAGCGCCGCCGGCCTCTGGGTGCCGGGCGCGTTCGCCGAGGCACTGACGCTGACGCCTCGCGCCACCGAAGGCCCCTTCTATCCTGACAAGCTGCCGCTCGATCAGGATAACGATCTCATCGTCATCAAAGACAGCACCTCTCCTGCTGTGGGAGAAGTCACCTATCTCAGCGGTCGCGTATTGGATCCGAAGGGCAATCCGCTGAAGAACGCCGTGGTGGAAATCTGGCAGTGCGATGCCAATGGCGTGTACCTGCACAGCCGCAGTGGAGGCAACGTGGAAAAACGCGACGGTAACTTCCAGGGCTTCGGCAAGTTCGAGACAGACAGCACGGGCGGCTATCTCTTCCGCACCATCAAGCCCGTGCCCTATCCCGGCCGCACACCGCACATTCACATGAAGGTGAAGCTGCGTGACAAGGAACTGCTCACCACCCAGATCTACGTGAAGGGCATCGCGCAGAATGACCGCGATGGCATCTGGAAGAAACTTCCCCAGGGCGCCGTTCGCGACTCGGTCACCGTCGCCTTTTCACCCAAGGCCGGCGCAAAGGCGGGCGAACTGGAAGCGAAGTGCGACATCATCGTCGGCCTGACGCCGGGCGAATAAGCAGTGCTCGCTTTCCCCACGCCGTGGAGTCATCCATAGCCGTTGGCAGAGGAAGCAAGATTTTCGCATGACGCTCAAACGCGAACTGGTAGCGTCATGCATGAAGTGGCAGAAAAGGCTCCTGATAGCAGTTGGACTATTGGTCACAGCTCTCAGCTTGATGGTGTTGACCTTCCACATGCGAGGGCTGCGCATGTGGGAAGATTTCTGTGCCAAAGCCAGAGCCGCAGGTGAACCGATCACGTTGGAAGATGTGATACCGGAAGCGGTGCCGGATGACGAAAATGTGGCTAGGGCGCAAATTTTTTGGGAACTATTTGAGAGCAAGTCATCCGCACGTTTGGCAAAAATAACTCTGAAGTCCTCCTATAGGCGAGATTCTGACGGCGAGTTGATAGGTGTTCCCAGGGGGTGGGTAGTTCGTGGAGACAACACCTATGCCCGCGAATGGTTGGAGTTCGTGAAGGGATCTGAAGCGGAGTCTTCCAAGAGTGAGGCTCCAGCACTGGAGCATTCGCTGCCCTCCAACGCAGGCCAGGAACTCCAGTTGCGATTGGCTCAGTACAACCCCATCTGGAATGATCTCGGCACCGCTGTGCGACGGCCACGGTGCCGGTGGCCGCTGGACTATGAGGAGGGAGCACGAATGAAAAGTCCCCACCATACTGAAATCCTCGGGCTCCATCCGTTGCTGAAGGCACGGCTCATCGCTCACGCAACCTGTGACGACACAGATCAATATATCCACGATCTGACTACGGGCTTTTTGCTATCCCGACACCTTAGTGACACTCAGCTGTCCCTATTGTCTTTCCTTGTCGCCAACGCCATGAGAACCGTCGTGCTCGATACGATGCAACGCACGGCAGACGCCGTTACATGGAACGAGAAAGACCTCGCCATGATTCAGGAGCTTGCATCGACTCAAGCGATTTCGGATCTCGTGCAATCTCTCAAGAAAGAACAAGCTCTCGGTGCGGATATGCTTCTAAAAATCCATGTGGACGAATTGGCACCTCTACTAGATGGCGACTTCGGCTCCATGCTGTCAGGCGAATCCGACCAGCTGAAGGAATTGCAGGCCACACTAATCCTCAGCCGTCCATCGGGTTGGAAACTAGGTGAGCTGGCGCAGCACTATGGCGAGTCACGGAAGTTGTGGATGCAATACACATCTCGTGACCTCCAATACATCCTGCCTGGCGGCCTTGAGGCTCTCCGCAATCGCGGCCAGCATTTCGATGAGCATGCCCATTGGCTTTCCTTTGACAGCGTCCTGGCCGTCGCGGAAGGGGTCACCCCGAAGATGTTTGAACGAGCCATGCGTGTGCAGGCTCTTTCGAACGCCGCCGTGATTTGGTGTGCTGTGGGGCGATACCGGCTCAAGCACGGTCAGCTTCCAGAATCACTGGAAAGACTGGTGCCTGAGTTCGTGAAAGAAATTCCGGTAGATCCCATGTTCGGTGGGCCTATGCGATATCTGAAAAAAGAATCCGGGGGCTTCCTCATCTATTCCATCGGTCCTAACGGGATCGATGATGGAGGCCAGGGTTCTGGCGGCACCCGTGATCTTGACTGGGTGTGGGCGTCAGGTCCAGGTTTGACGCCAGCCGAAAACAATGATGTGAAAGAGAATGATGAAAAGTGATACCCTCTGTAGTCACCGCTGAGGATACGCACTCTCTCCCACCCCTGAGCCCTGGGAGCGCTGGCCTCCGGCCGGCGTATTTCAGCCAGCCACTCCACACATCCCAGCTAGCTAGTAGCTAGTCATCAAAGCGAATCACACGGTCACCCACCACTGGCATCACCGGTGCAGGCACTGAAGGCGCGGCTGCGGGAGCACTGGGAGCTGCCGGAGCCGGAGCAGCGGGTGCACTGGAGCCACCGGGGCTGGCAGGATTGAAATTGGAAATCACCGCCGGTCCGCCGGAAGAAGGCTGCGGTGCCTGAGGCTGAGGTTGGGGCTGAGCCTGCGCTTGAGGTTGCTGCTGGCGGGGAGCCGCGCTTGCGCCATCACCCCAATCAAACGCAAACGTGTTGGCATCCACCTGCCTCATGCCACCGCCGTGACCAGCGGTGGGCTGCTGGGGCGGAACGCCACCTCCTACATTGGGCTGCTGGACAGGCACCCCACCTGTCTGGGCCTGAGTCTGCGGCTGGGTCGGGGCCGTGTTTCCTGCGAGTCCCTGAGGATTGTCCTTCGCTGCCTTGTAGGCTGTCTGCACATCTGCTGCCGAGGGAAGCTTCCAAGTGCCTCCCAGATCCGCGCTCACGGGGAACTGGAGACGGAGGCGATTGCCATTATCCGCCACCACGTTGAAGGTGATGGCTGAGCTAAATGGCGTGACCAGCTGCGGTGGATACTCGATCGACTTGAGGGAGATTTCATCGATGCGGCTTGCAGGAATCTGGCTTTGCACCAATTCACGCAATTGCTTCGCCTTGCGGGTAAGATCTTCCTCCAGCTTGTCCGCGATCGCATCCATGTCGATCTTAAGAGGTGCGCCCCCGGTGGACACGCTGCCAGCGGCGGCTGCAGCTTTGGCGGATTCAAGCTGACGCTTGAGATCATCAATGGTCTGCTTTGCTCGGGCGAGTTCCTCGCTGCTGGCGCCGCTTGAACTTGAGCTCGTGTTGCTGCTGCCTTGTGACTTGCTTTGCAGTGCGGCGAGTTCAGCCTGCACTTTCTCTACAGCCTTGTCCTTGGAGTCGAGCGCAGCGCGCATTTCAATGAGCTGCCGTTGCAGTTCCTCATCGCCCTGGAAGCAAGATGGCAAGGTCAACAGCCCGAGCGCACCCGCCATGAATAGTGCCCTCTGCCCCATCGTGGAAAACCTTCTGCTTGTGCTTGTTTTCATGGAATTGACTTGCGAAAGACCGCGGCACGCCTGTAAAGGTACCACCCCATCCTACAACAACCCGCAAGATCCGCCAGCCATGATGCTACGTTCCGCGATTTTGGTTTGTCTCCTTTCCACTGCAACCGCAACCCTTTTGCCTGCCCAAGACAAGGCGGGATTCGACCCCACCAAAGCTGAGATTGCTCCGATCGGACTTCCCAGCCCCTATGACAAGTTCCTCGGTCTCGATCAGGTGTTGAACCTCACCTATGAAGACTGGAAAGCGGTCTACGGTGAAATAGCCCGCGACGTCGATGTGGCGAAATATTCGGATGAGACCGACATCGCCCTCGCGCTTGGCACCAAGATCGCGGACGGCGTGATGTCCATCAAGGCGCGCGACGTGCAGGGCCTCAATGACTGCTCCAAGCAGATCGAAGACCTTGCGAAGAAGCTTGGTGTGAAGGACGAAGAAATGAGCCGCGCGAAAACCGTGCGCGCCCATGCGAACAAGGGCGAATGGCTCCAGGTCTTCATGGAACTCGGCTTCCTGCAGACGGACATCATGAAGTCCCTCCGTGCACAGGGCAACGCCAGCCGCCGCTCGCTCATCATCAGCGCCGGCTGGATGCAGGGCCTGCACTACACCGCATACGTGGTGAAGAAGCACTACTCCGCCGCCGTGTCGAACTATCTGCGCGAGCCGCTCCTGGTCGAAGCGATGAAGAAGGATCTGCAGTCGCTCCCTCCCGCCATCAAGGATTCCTCGAAGGTCGCCACCATCATCACCGAGATGGGAAACATCTATACAATCGTTAACATTCCGATTGAAGGATCGATCCCGAAGGAAGGTGTGGAGAAACTTCTCGACGCTTCGAAGGCCATCGTGGAAAAGATCGTGTCGAATTAAGTTCCGCTGTCACGACACGCTTGTGGAGAACATAAAAAGGCAAGACCCAACACTACTCTGCCAACCTACAAATCCATGAAAAACAGCATCAAGCATCTCATCACTGGCGCTCTCCTGATCGCCACTACCACGGTCCTCAAGGCCGACCCGCGTGAGGCGGAAGACGTGGCCTACCGCATGGCCACCAACTATGTCGCCAAGGGCTTCTCCATGGCGCCCACCGACCACTCCGGTGTGCTCGGCGGTGGCCAGGCCATCCGCTTCCTGATCCCCGTGACCAAGGGCCTGGACTATGTGTTCCTCGCCGGTGCGGACCAGAGCGCGCTCGACGTGGACGTGTATGTCTATGACGAAGTGGGCAACCTGATCCTTGATGACCGTCGCAGCACCAAGCTGGCCGGTGTGCAGTTCCGCGCTGCGTACAACGGCACCGCCATGGTGTACCTGCACATGGCTCGTGCTGATGGTCTGGCCAGCTACTACGTCCTCGTCGGCCGCCGTGGCGCCGCGAAGGGTGGCAGCACGACCAGCGTGGGCGATGGCACCGGCTTTGCTCCCGAAGCCGCTGTTGCGCCGCCCAAGTAACCAGGCTCGCGCATTCATCGGATCCCGTTCTCCCGTATCTTATCCATCAACTGAAACCACAAGCCATCATCATGAAGAGACTTGCCACCCTTGCCACCCTTGCCACGCTGGCCCTCTGCGCCGCCGCCCTTGCGAACTGCGCGAGCGAACCCCCGCCCCCGGTGCACGTGCATCACTACCACACGCAGACGCGCACCACGAAGTCCGCTTCCACGAGCACGTCCAGGGCTCCGGAGAGCTTCCAGGCGGTGACCCCTCCTTCCAGCTACTCGCAATAGTCGGCCGCTAAAAAATTCATGTGTTGTGTCTGGAAACGCCAGCCTCCGGGCTGGCGTTTTCCTTGCTGGCAGATGCCGGTGCAGATGCTTGCCGCCCCCTCACATCTCGCCTAGATGCCACCTTCACCGTCAGCCGCGCCAGGCATGCGTTTCGGGAACTTCGAAGTCCTCACTGACTCCAGCGGTAAAAACTGCCTGCTGGGCGGGGGGGCTTTTGGCAAGACGTACAAGGCTCGGCACATGTTCCTGAAGCGCATCGTGGCGCTGAAGGTGCTGCATGATCGCTACGCCAACGAACCGCGCGCCCGCGAACGTTTCCTGAGGGAGGCACAGGCGGCGCATGAACTCAAGCATCCCCACATTGCTGAGGTGCTGGACTTCGGCGAGGCGGATGGCTCCCTGTACTATGCCATGGAGTTCTGCTCCGGAGGCGACCTGGAGCACTACACCAAGGATGCCAAGGGCCCGGTGCCACCCATCGTGTGCCTCGGCTTTGCCCGCCAGATTTGCAAGGCGCTCGCCTATGCGCACGAGCGTAGCTTCTACCATCGCGACCTGAAGCCGCCGAATGTGATGCTGGCCTCTTCAGAAGGTGAGCCTCTGCTGAAGCTCATCGACTTCGGCCTGGTGAAGATGGGGATGGATGACACTGAGGAGTCCTCCGGTCTCACCATGGCTGGCGAGGTGCTCGGCACGCCCATGTTTGCCAGTCCGGAACAGCTTCGCGAAGAGGATCTGGATCACCGCAGCGATCTCTTTTCGCTGGGCATGACCCTCTGGTACCTGCTGGAGGGTGCGCCACCAGTGCCCGGCAGCGCACTCACCGTGATGGCGGAGCGGCTGAGCAGCAAGTCTTATGAAAAGCTCTTCTCCATGCGGGTGCCTCGCGAGGTAAGACCCTTGCTTTCCAAGCTGCTCGAGAAGGACCCCAACAAGCGGTATCAAAACGCCGATGCCGTGCTGGCTGCGCTGACCGAAGTGGTCGACGACCTGGAAAAGAATAAAGCCAAAAGCACGCCATCACCACAAGCGCTCGCGCCTTCTGCCGCGACTGAATCTGTCATCGCGGAAGCCGCCAAGCCCGGCATGGGCGGGCTGATGGTGCACGCCAGCGTTGCGCAAGACTCTGGAAAATCTCCGGCCGCGGGCACCGCCACCAGCACGCCCCCGACAAGTACTGCAGTTACTGCGGAGACAAGCACCAGTCACACTTCTTCTGAACAAGCCCCTGCCGCCACTTCGGCATCAATCTCATCCTCGACCGAGACCCCAAGCGAATCCCCCAAAGCACCGCGCCTGCAGTTTCTCAAGACGCTTGGCCACTGTGTGCTGGGCGAAGCGAAAGTGGCGCTCGATCGTACCAACGACACGGAGTTGGTGGTGGTACAACTTCAGGACGGTCTCGACAGCACGGCCACCTGGCCAGCACGTCTTGCGGGAGCGGCGCAAACCATTCCGCCACGGCTCACGGGAGATCTGCCGCTCATCACGCAGATCCACGACAACCATCCGTATGCGGTCTGCGCCAGCTCGGGCACCGTTCGCCTGGTGCAGGTGTTGCAGGCGCGGGGAAACCTGCCTTTTCTCGAAGCGGCACAAATACTCAGCCAGATCGCCCTCGTTTTGGATGAAGGCCAGAGCAGCAACAGGCGGCATGATCTGCAACTCAACCAGATTTACCTCGCGCCACTGGTGGCCAATCCGGCGGAAGGCGCCCCGGCCTACACGCTGGTGACACTGCAGCTTGAGCAGTGGCCGGCATTTCTGACCTGCGTGCCTCTGAGGCAGATCGCCTCGGCCATGCCCGGGCACATGGAGGACAATGATCCTGGCGCCACAGGCATGATGACCATGCGGAATTCGGCGACGGACGAATTCCTCTCCCAGAATGCGGCTTTTGGCGGCCTCATCTACCGGCTCATCACCGGAGGTGAACCACGCTCGGCGATGTACCGGTCGAAGAACAACTACCGGCC
Protein-coding regions in this window:
- a CDS encoding DUF2167 domain-containing protein; translated protein: MKTYLPAFLLALGLTAAAPLVTAQTPAPAPTPSQGASDGDSKKNAEAALFKKLGGITEGVGKIGYRAEIDIPEGFTFFPAKGTQEMLKLWGNLPDGTEDGLLIHNETGWSVVFEFENTGYVKDDDKNELDGDALLKVIKDSEPDSNEARKKAGLPAYHTVGFAMPPKYNESTNNLEWALRFTTEGESGEFVNYHTKLLGRKGVMTATLLVDPEQMEAVLPGYQKTLTGYRFVKGDTYAEYRQGDKLATYGLTGLVVGGGALAASKLGLFGKLFAVLAKGGKAVFAGIAVLVAGIGKFFGKIFGRRDQSPFNQ
- a CDS encoding protocatechuate 3,4-dioxygenase, which encodes MKFSSLCTSAASRRHLLRGLALSAAGLWVPGAFAEALTLTPRATEGPFYPDKLPLDQDNDLIVIKDSTSPAVGEVTYLSGRVLDPKGNPLKNAVVEIWQCDANGVYLHSRSGGNVEKRDGNFQGFGKFETDSTGGYLFRTIKPVPYPGRTPHIHMKVKLRDKELLTTQIYVKGIAQNDRDGIWKKLPQGAVRDSVTVAFSPKAGAKAGELEAKCDIIVGLTPGE